One segment of Agromyces albus DNA contains the following:
- a CDS encoding long-chain-fatty-acid--CoA ligase yields the protein MPVATRPWLSSYAEGVPTDIEPQEGSLHDLLRASVEQYGDRVALEFFGRTTTYAELGEQVERAAEGLRRLGVKHGDPVALVLPNCPQHVVAFYAVLRLGAIVVEHNPLYTPRELRHQFEDHGARVVIAWNKVVETIQDFPADVAVSSIVSVDVTRAMPLLTRIALRLPVAKARESRAALTTKVRGTTPWHELVASARIDAHVPAPGVDDVALIQYTSGTTGRPKGATLTHLNLCANAAQTRAWVPAIERGTSVVYGVLPMFHAYGLTLCLAFATSMGSRLVLFPRFDPDLVLKVVKRRPPTFMPAVPPIYDRLTKAAAAKGVSLAGIRIAISGAMPLSVQVVEPWETETGGILVEGYGLSETSPVLIANPVAANRKVGTVGLPLPSTEIRVVDPDDPTVDSEPGAEGELIVRGPQVFSGYWLKPEETEAVFVPATDGGAAWFRTGDIVAVDEEGFVRIIDRIKELIITGGFNVAPSEVEEAVRRHPDVDDVAVVGLPDVHSGEQVVAVVVLRDGATLDEASIRALAREELTPYKVPKRVVQVDDLPRSLIGKVLRRQVRNALLNA from the coding sequence ATGCCCGTCGCAACGCGCCCCTGGCTCTCGAGCTACGCCGAGGGAGTGCCCACCGATATCGAGCCGCAGGAGGGGTCGCTCCACGACCTGCTTCGAGCCTCGGTCGAGCAGTACGGCGACCGCGTCGCGCTCGAGTTCTTCGGCCGCACCACGACGTACGCCGAGCTCGGCGAGCAGGTCGAGCGGGCCGCCGAGGGCCTCCGACGCCTCGGCGTGAAGCACGGCGACCCGGTCGCGCTCGTGCTGCCGAACTGTCCGCAGCACGTGGTGGCGTTCTATGCAGTGCTTCGCCTCGGCGCGATCGTCGTGGAGCACAACCCGCTCTACACGCCGCGCGAGCTGCGCCACCAGTTCGAAGACCACGGTGCGCGCGTTGTGATCGCCTGGAACAAGGTCGTCGAGACGATCCAGGACTTCCCGGCGGATGTCGCGGTCAGCTCGATCGTGTCGGTCGACGTGACCCGGGCGATGCCCCTCCTCACCCGTATCGCATTGCGTCTGCCCGTGGCGAAGGCGCGGGAGTCCCGTGCCGCCCTCACCACGAAGGTGCGCGGCACGACGCCGTGGCACGAGCTCGTCGCGTCCGCCCGCATCGACGCCCACGTCCCCGCGCCGGGCGTCGACGACGTCGCGCTCATCCAGTACACGAGCGGCACGACCGGACGCCCAAAGGGCGCCACCCTCACCCACCTGAACCTGTGCGCCAACGCCGCGCAGACCCGGGCCTGGGTGCCCGCCATCGAGCGCGGCACCTCCGTCGTCTACGGGGTGCTGCCGATGTTCCACGCCTACGGGCTCACCCTCTGCCTCGCGTTCGCGACGAGCATGGGCTCGCGACTCGTGCTCTTCCCGAGGTTCGATCCCGACCTCGTGCTGAAGGTCGTGAAGCGGCGACCGCCGACCTTCATGCCCGCGGTGCCGCCGATCTACGACCGGCTCACGAAGGCCGCCGCAGCCAAGGGCGTGTCGCTCGCCGGCATCCGCATCGCGATCTCGGGCGCGATGCCGCTCTCGGTCCAGGTCGTCGAGCCGTGGGAGACCGAGACCGGGGGAATCCTCGTCGAGGGCTACGGGCTCTCCGAGACCTCGCCGGTGCTCATCGCCAACCCCGTCGCCGCCAATCGCAAGGTGGGAACGGTGGGGCTGCCACTGCCGAGCACCGAGATCCGCGTCGTGGATCCCGACGACCCCACGGTCGATAGCGAGCCCGGTGCCGAGGGTGAGCTCATCGTGCGCGGGCCGCAGGTGTTCTCGGGGTACTGGTTGAAGCCCGAGGAGACCGAGGCGGTGTTCGTGCCGGCGACCGACGGCGGCGCCGCATGGTTCCGCACGGGCGATATCGTCGCGGTCGATGAAGAGGGCTTCGTGCGCATCATCGATCGCATCAAGGAGCTCATCATCACGGGCGGCTTCAACGTGGCCCCGAGCGAGGTCGAAGAGGCGGTCCGCCGCCATCCCGACGTCGACGACGTTGCGGTGGTCGGGCTCCCCGACGTCCATTCCGGCGAGCAGGTCGTGGCCGTCGTCGTGCTGCGCGACGGCGCGACGCTCGACGAAGCCTCCATCCGCGCTCTCGCGCGCGAGGAGCTCACCCCCTACAAGGTGCCCAAGCGCGTCGTGCAGGTCGACGACCTGCCGCGCTCACTCATCGGCAAGGTGCTGCGCCGCCAGGTGCGCAACGCCCTGCTCAACGCGTGA
- a CDS encoding ribose-phosphate diphosphokinase codes for MAAIETTGSKRLVLVSGRAHPELAEQIAEELGADLVPTDARTFANGEIYARYDESVRGSDAFVIQSHTAPINEWLMEQLIMIDALKRASAKRITVVAPFYPYARQDKKGRGREPISARLVADLFKAAGADRIMSIDLHAAQIQGFFDGPVDHLFAMPVLLEYFREKLDPSTLAVVSPDMGRVRVADIWSDKLGAPLAIIHKRRDPLVPNQVSVHEIVGDVDGRVCLLVDDLIDTGRTIVKAAEALKANGATGVIVAATHAVFSNPAVEILQSAAIDHVVVTDTLPVPMEKRWDRLTVLPIAPLLARAIHEVFEDGSVTSMFDGAA; via the coding sequence ATGGCTGCAATCGAGACCACCGGATCGAAACGGCTCGTGCTCGTCTCGGGGCGGGCACACCCCGAACTAGCCGAGCAGATCGCGGAAGAACTCGGTGCAGACCTGGTCCCGACCGATGCGCGCACCTTCGCCAACGGTGAGATCTATGCCCGCTACGACGAGAGCGTGCGCGGCTCCGACGCATTCGTCATCCAGTCCCACACGGCACCGATCAACGAGTGGCTCATGGAGCAGCTCATCATGATCGATGCCCTGAAGCGCGCGTCCGCGAAGCGCATCACCGTCGTCGCCCCGTTCTATCCCTATGCCAGGCAAGACAAGAAGGGCCGCGGCCGCGAGCCGATCTCGGCACGCCTCGTCGCCGACCTCTTCAAGGCGGCCGGCGCCGACCGCATCATGTCGATCGACCTGCACGCCGCGCAGATCCAGGGCTTCTTCGACGGCCCGGTCGACCACCTCTTCGCGATGCCGGTGCTGCTCGAGTACTTCAGGGAGAAACTCGACCCCTCGACCCTCGCGGTCGTCTCGCCCGACATGGGCCGCGTTCGCGTCGCCGACATCTGGAGCGACAAGCTCGGCGCACCGCTCGCCATCATCCACAAGCGCCGCGATCCGCTCGTGCCGAACCAGGTCTCGGTGCACGAGATCGTCGGCGACGTCGACGGGCGCGTGTGCCTGCTCGTCGACGACCTCATCGACACGGGGCGCACGATCGTCAAGGCCGCCGAGGCGCTGAAGGCGAACGGCGCCACGGGCGTCATCGTCGCCGCAACGCACGCGGTGTTCTCCAACCCGGCGGTGGAGATCCTGCAGAGCGCGGCCATCGACCACGTCGTCGTGACCGACACGCTGCCGGTTCCCATGGAGAAGCGCTGGGATCGACTCACGGTCCTGCCGATCGCGCCGCTGCTCGCCCGCGCAATCCACGAGGTGTTCGAAGACGGGTCGGTGACGAGCATGTTCGACGGCGCGGCCTGA
- the glmU gene encoding bifunctional UDP-N-acetylglucosamine diphosphorylase/glucosamine-1-phosphate N-acetyltransferase GlmU, whose protein sequence is MDHNLAIIILAAGQGTRMKSATPKLLHTLAGAPIVAHVLATARALDAAHVVAVVRHERDRVAEAVEAEFPGAAIVDQDEIPGTGRAVEQAMAALPADFDGEVLVLNGDVPLLDAETLTRFLERHRSRAAAASVLSAVYDDPSGYGRVVRDTAGAFDRIVEQKDATDDERAIDEINAGIYAFGASALRDQLANLTTENSQGEKYLTDVIGLLRSEGSEVEAVPVSQPWLVAGINDRAQLSETAARLNALIVRGWQLNGVTIDDPATTWIDLAVRIEPDVTIRPGTQLQGATVIASGAVIGPDTTLVDCEIGENATVKRTDATLSVIGAGASVGPFAYLRAGTVLGADGKIGTFVETKNAKIGEGSKVPHLSYVGDATIGEGSNIGAGSIFANYDGVNKHSSEIGSQVRTGSHGVFVAPVRIGDGAYTGAGTVVRKDVPAGALAVNVAPQRNIEGWVEKHRPGTASAQAATAAGEASGPAAD, encoded by the coding sequence ATGGATCACAATCTCGCCATCATCATCCTGGCGGCCGGGCAGGGCACGCGCATGAAGTCCGCGACACCGAAGTTGCTGCATACGCTCGCCGGCGCACCGATCGTCGCGCACGTACTCGCGACGGCGCGGGCGCTCGACGCCGCGCACGTCGTGGCCGTGGTGCGTCACGAGCGCGACCGGGTCGCTGAGGCCGTCGAGGCCGAGTTCCCGGGTGCCGCGATCGTCGATCAAGACGAGATTCCCGGAACGGGCCGGGCGGTCGAGCAGGCGATGGCGGCGCTGCCCGCCGACTTCGACGGCGAGGTGCTCGTGCTGAACGGCGACGTGCCGCTCCTCGATGCGGAGACGCTCACGCGATTCCTCGAGCGCCACCGCTCGCGGGCTGCCGCGGCATCCGTGCTCTCGGCCGTCTACGACGACCCGTCGGGCTACGGGCGAGTCGTGCGCGACACGGCGGGCGCCTTCGACCGCATCGTCGAGCAGAAGGACGCCACCGATGACGAGCGAGCGATCGACGAGATCAACGCAGGCATCTACGCCTTCGGCGCGAGCGCGCTGCGCGACCAGCTCGCGAACCTCACGACCGAGAACTCGCAAGGTGAGAAGTACCTCACCGACGTCATCGGCCTCTTGCGCTCCGAAGGGTCCGAGGTGGAGGCCGTGCCCGTCTCGCAGCCGTGGCTCGTCGCGGGAATCAACGACCGCGCCCAGCTCTCCGAGACGGCCGCCCGGCTGAACGCCCTCATCGTGCGCGGCTGGCAGTTGAACGGCGTCACGATCGACGACCCGGCGACCACGTGGATCGATCTCGCGGTGCGCATCGAACCCGACGTCACGATCCGCCCGGGCACCCAGCTGCAGGGCGCCACGGTCATCGCCTCCGGCGCCGTCATCGGGCCCGACACGACGCTCGTCGATTGCGAGATCGGCGAGAACGCCACGGTGAAGCGCACCGACGCCACGCTCTCGGTGATCGGCGCCGGGGCATCCGTCGGCCCCTTCGCGTATCTTCGTGCGGGCACCGTGCTCGGCGCCGACGGAAAGATCGGCACGTTCGTCGAGACGAAGAACGCCAAGATCGGCGAGGGCAGCAAGGTGCCGCACCTCTCGTACGTCGGCGACGCGACCATCGGCGAGGGTTCGAACATCGGCGCCGGCTCGATCTTCGCGAACTACGACGGCGTGAACAAGCACAGCTCCGAGATCGGCTCACAGGTGCGCACCGGGTCGCACGGCGTCTTCGTCGCGCCCGTTAGGATTGGCGACGGAGCCTACACGGGCGCCGGCACGGTTGTCCGCAAAGACGTCCCGGCCGGCGCACTCGCCGTGAACGTGGCTCCGCAGCGCAACATCGAGGGATGGGTCGAGAAGCACCGACCCGGCACCGCGTCCGCCCAGGCGGCAACGGCGGCCGGAGAGGCGTCCGGCCCCGCCGCCGACTGA
- a CDS encoding MarR family winged helix-turn-helix transcriptional regulator, with protein sequence MTDADEVDRIVGDWERERPDLDFAPLQVLSRVARLAKHLDRARRQAFTRSELESSEFDVLSALRRAGTPYRLSPKQLLQQTLVSSGTMTNRIDRLVERGLVTRQTDPNDGRGILVEMSPAGLTRVDAAITRLVDAEAELLESLPAAEQKRLAGLLRKLSLGFD encoded by the coding sequence ATGACGGATGCAGACGAGGTCGACCGAATCGTCGGCGACTGGGAACGGGAGCGGCCCGATCTCGACTTCGCTCCGCTGCAGGTGCTCTCGCGGGTCGCGAGGCTCGCGAAGCACCTCGACCGCGCACGCCGCCAGGCGTTCACGCGATCCGAGCTCGAGTCGTCGGAATTCGACGTGCTCTCCGCGCTTCGCCGGGCAGGCACGCCGTACCGGCTCTCCCCCAAGCAATTGCTGCAGCAGACCCTCGTCTCGAGCGGCACCATGACGAACCGCATCGACCGGCTCGTCGAGCGCGGACTCGTCACCCGGCAGACCGACCCGAACGACGGCCGCGGCATCCTCGTCGAGATGAGCCCCGCGGGTCTCACGCGAGTGGATGCCGCGATCACGCGCCTCGTCGACGCCGAGGCCGAGCTGCTCGAGAGCCTGCCCGCGGCCGAGCAGAAGCGCCTCGCGGGTTTGCTGCGGAAGTTGAGCCTCGGGTTCGACTGA
- a CDS encoding methionine ABC transporter permease has product MDRLFELGSEFWVATVETLYMVSFTLLIGGLAGLALGLALYTTRAGSLLENRAVFNTLNVVINFFRPIPFIIFIAAVQPLSRFVIGTGIGNNALIFALSLAASFAIGRIVEQNLLTVSPGVIEAAKAMGAGPFRILRTVVIPEALGPLILGYTFVMVAIVDMTAVAGVIGGGGLGNFALVYGYRQFEPVVTWAAVLLIVVFVQGVQFFGNWLARKVLRR; this is encoded by the coding sequence ATGGATCGCCTGTTCGAACTCGGGAGCGAGTTCTGGGTCGCCACCGTCGAGACGCTCTACATGGTGTCGTTCACGCTGTTGATCGGCGGACTCGCTGGCCTCGCCCTCGGCCTCGCGCTGTACACGACCCGCGCCGGGAGCCTGCTCGAGAATCGTGCGGTGTTCAACACCCTGAACGTCGTCATCAACTTCTTCCGGCCGATCCCCTTCATCATCTTCATCGCCGCGGTGCAGCCGCTCTCGCGGTTCGTGATCGGCACCGGCATCGGCAACAACGCGCTCATCTTCGCGCTCTCGCTGGCGGCATCGTTCGCGATCGGGCGCATCGTCGAGCAGAACCTGCTCACCGTCTCACCCGGCGTGATCGAGGCGGCGAAGGCGATGGGTGCGGGGCCGTTCCGCATCCTGCGCACCGTCGTCATCCCCGAAGCGCTCGGTCCGCTCATCCTCGGCTACACGTTCGTGATGGTCGCGATCGTCGACATGACGGCCGTCGCCGGAGTCATCGGCGGCGGAGGCCTCGGAAACTTCGCGCTCGTCTACGGCTATCGCCAGTTCGAGCCCGTGGTCACGTGGGCCGCAGTACTGCTGATCGTCGTCTTCGTGCAGGGCGTGCAGTTCTTCGGCAACTGGCTCGCCCGAAAGGTGCTCCGCCGGTAA
- a CDS encoding methionine ABC transporter ATP-binding protein — protein MALVALRNVTKTYPSPERDAEPIVAVDDVTLDIEAGDVYGIIGYSGAGKSTLVRLVNALEPATSGSIIVDGTEITAIPERQLRGIRLRIGMIFQQFNLFNSKTVWKNVAYPLTVAGRPKAEIAARVDELLEFVGLTDKARSYPDQLSGGQKQRVGIARALATSPQLLLADEATSALDPETTQEVLALLKRVNREFGITMIVITHEMDVIQSIATKVAVMDGGRVVENGDVFEVFSNPQNPSSQRFVSTVVKGIPSPAELAVLRERHEGRIVTISFRDGDASQAAVFVELAAAGLEFELVFGGINDIQGRAFGHLTLAIRGADASIDAALTQIAARVDVTEVA, from the coding sequence ATGGCGCTCGTCGCCCTGCGGAACGTCACGAAGACGTATCCGTCACCCGAGAGAGACGCTGAGCCGATCGTCGCCGTCGACGACGTGACCCTCGATATCGAAGCGGGTGACGTCTACGGCATCATCGGGTACTCGGGTGCCGGGAAGTCGACGCTCGTGCGGCTCGTGAACGCGCTCGAGCCTGCGACATCCGGCAGCATCATCGTCGACGGCACCGAGATCACGGCCATTCCCGAGCGTCAGCTCCGCGGCATCCGGCTCCGAATCGGCATGATTTTCCAGCAGTTCAACCTCTTCAACTCGAAGACGGTGTGGAAGAACGTCGCGTACCCGCTCACGGTCGCGGGCCGGCCGAAGGCGGAGATCGCAGCGCGGGTCGACGAGCTGCTGGAGTTCGTCGGCCTCACCGACAAGGCGAGAAGTTACCCCGACCAACTCTCGGGCGGCCAGAAGCAGCGCGTCGGCATCGCGCGGGCGCTCGCAACCTCGCCGCAGCTCCTGCTCGCCGACGAGGCGACGAGCGCCCTCGACCCCGAGACGACGCAAGAGGTGCTCGCACTCCTCAAGCGCGTCAATCGCGAGTTCGGCATCACGATGATCGTGATCACGCACGAGATGGACGTGATCCAGTCGATCGCAACGAAAGTCGCGGTCATGGACGGCGGTCGTGTCGTCGAGAACGGCGACGTGTTCGAGGTCTTCTCCAACCCGCAGAACCCGTCGTCGCAGCGATTCGTGTCGACGGTCGTCAAGGGCATCCCGTCGCCCGCTGAGCTCGCGGTGCTGCGCGAACGGCACGAGGGCCGCATCGTCACGATCTCGTTCCGCGACGGCGATGCCTCACAGGCCGCGGTCTTCGTCGAGCTGGCGGCGGCGGGCCTCGAGTTCGAGCTCGTGTTCGGCGGCATCAACGACATCCAGGGACGTGCCTTCGGGCACCTCACCCTCGCGATCAGGGGTGCGGATGCCTCGATCGACGCGGCGCTGACGCAGATCGCCGCCCGCGTCGACGTGACGGAGGTGGCGTGA
- a CDS encoding MetQ/NlpA family ABC transporter substrate-binding protein, with the protein MSHRTKLITALAAVPLLVGLAACASPASGGGDAANDVVKIGVVGAGDPQWAAFEEAAADEGITIEVVDFSDYAQPNPATTEGELDLNQFQHIVYLADYNVSSGEDLTPIGSTAIYPLGLYSTKYDSVKDIPKGETVAVPNDASNQARALLVLQSAGLIELKSGGTIFSDLADIDESASKVKVTALEASLTPTSLPDVAAAVINNDFVEDSGLKFEDAIAQDDPSDPNALPYVNIFAARAEDKDNETYLKLVEIFQTDAEVQAALVESSGDTAVPVQTPVTDLVDSLTKVEADTKAAKG; encoded by the coding sequence ATGTCACACCGCACCAAGCTCATCACCGCACTTGCCGCAGTGCCGCTCCTCGTCGGCCTCGCCGCGTGCGCGAGCCCGGCCTCGGGCGGCGGCGACGCCGCGAACGACGTCGTGAAGATCGGCGTCGTCGGAGCCGGCGACCCGCAATGGGCCGCGTTCGAGGAGGCGGCTGCCGACGAGGGCATCACGATCGAGGTCGTGGACTTTTCGGACTACGCCCAGCCGAACCCCGCGACGACCGAGGGTGAGCTCGACCTCAACCAGTTCCAGCACATCGTGTACCTCGCCGACTACAACGTGTCGAGCGGTGAGGACCTCACCCCCATCGGGTCGACCGCCATCTACCCGCTCGGCCTCTACTCGACGAAGTACGACTCGGTGAAGGACATCCCGAAGGGCGAGACGGTCGCCGTGCCGAACGACGCGTCGAACCAGGCCCGTGCGCTGCTCGTGCTGCAGTCGGCCGGGCTCATCGAGCTGAAGAGCGGCGGAACGATCTTCTCCGATCTCGCCGACATCGACGAGTCCGCGTCGAAGGTCAAGGTCACCGCGCTCGAGGCGTCGCTCACGCCGACGTCGCTGCCCGACGTCGCCGCGGCCGTCATCAACAACGACTTCGTCGAGGATTCCGGCCTCAAGTTCGAGGACGCGATCGCGCAAGACGACCCGAGCGACCCGAACGCGCTGCCCTACGTCAACATCTTCGCCGCCCGCGCAGAAGACAAGGACAACGAGACCTACCTGAAGCTCGTCGAGATCTTCCAGACCGACGCCGAGGTGCAGGCCGCGCTCGTCGAATCCTCGGGCGACACCGCCGTGCCGGTGCAGACGCCCGTGACCGATCTCGTCGACTCGCTCACCAAGGTGGAGGCCGACACGAAGGCCGCCAAGGGTTAG
- a CDS encoding ABC-F family ATP-binding cassette domain-containing protein: MAHLLGAERLHLEFPTRIVFDEVTLGIDEGDRIGVVGRNGDGKSTLLKLLADRLEPDGGRVTRRRGIRIGMLDQADVVDPGKTVAESVVGGIEEHVWAGDAKVRDVIAGLLTDVPWHAQVGSLSGGQRRRVGLAALLVGDWDVVFLDEPTNHLDVEGIAWLAGHLKSRWSTDSGALVVVTHDRWFLDEVCTGTWEVHDGIVEPFEGGYAAYVLQRVERDRMAAASESKRQNLMRKELAWLRRGAPARTSKPKFRIEAANELIENEPPARNPVELNRLAVSRLGKDVVDLLDVSVEYPVTDAAPGAPATRTVLHELEWRIAPGERTGILGVNGAGKSTLLGLVTGAVQPTTGRVKRGKTVRIATLSQELAELAEYTDHRVSAVVAEQRTSYQVGTGSGSGTVEMTPGQLLERLGFTNAQLSTPVKNLSGGQKRRLQLLLILLSEPNVLILDEPTNDLDTDMLAAIEDLLDSWPGTLLVVSHDRYLIERVTDRQFAILDGHLHDLPRGVDQYLELRRSTNAARSAIASAGRIESPTTATATASAAAGSASSATAVGFRVLAGAERRVAEKELSSIDRKLDRMQAEIAAVHERLARHDQGDYVGLGVLGDELRALEASVADLETRWLEVSESLEG, translated from the coding sequence ATGGCACACCTCCTCGGCGCCGAGCGCCTGCACCTCGAGTTCCCGACGCGGATCGTCTTCGACGAGGTCACCCTCGGCATCGACGAGGGCGACCGCATCGGCGTCGTCGGCCGCAACGGCGACGGCAAGTCCACGCTGCTGAAGCTCCTCGCAGACCGCCTCGAACCCGACGGCGGGCGCGTCACGCGCCGTCGCGGCATCCGCATCGGCATGCTCGACCAGGCCGACGTCGTCGACCCCGGCAAGACGGTCGCGGAGTCGGTCGTCGGCGGCATCGAGGAGCACGTGTGGGCGGGCGATGCGAAGGTGCGCGACGTCATCGCGGGCCTGCTCACGGATGTCCCGTGGCACGCGCAGGTCGGGAGCCTCTCGGGCGGTCAGCGACGCCGGGTCGGACTCGCCGCGCTCCTCGTCGGCGACTGGGACGTCGTGTTCCTCGACGAGCCCACGAACCACCTCGACGTCGAGGGCATCGCGTGGCTCGCGGGCCACCTGAAATCGCGCTGGTCGACGGATTCCGGCGCGCTCGTGGTCGTGACGCACGACCGGTGGTTCCTCGACGAAGTGTGCACGGGCACGTGGGAGGTGCACGACGGCATCGTCGAGCCGTTCGAGGGCGGCTACGCGGCGTACGTGCTGCAGCGCGTCGAACGCGACCGCATGGCCGCGGCATCCGAGTCCAAACGGCAGAACCTCATGCGCAAGGAGCTCGCCTGGCTGCGTCGCGGGGCGCCGGCGCGCACGTCGAAGCCGAAGTTCCGCATCGAGGCGGCGAACGAGCTCATCGAGAACGAGCCGCCCGCACGCAACCCGGTGGAGCTCAACCGACTGGCGGTGTCTCGACTCGGGAAAGACGTCGTCGACCTGCTCGACGTCTCGGTCGAGTACCCCGTGACGGATGCCGCACCCGGCGCACCGGCAACGCGCACCGTGCTGCACGAACTCGAGTGGCGCATCGCGCCCGGCGAGCGAACCGGCATCCTCGGCGTGAACGGCGCCGGCAAGTCGACGTTGCTCGGCCTCGTCACCGGCGCGGTCCAGCCGACGACGGGCCGAGTGAAGCGCGGCAAGACGGTGCGCATCGCGACGCTCAGCCAGGAGCTCGCCGAGCTCGCCGAGTACACCGACCATCGGGTCAGCGCCGTCGTCGCCGAGCAGCGCACCTCGTACCAGGTCGGCACAGGGTCTGGTTCAGGAACAGTGGAGATGACGCCCGGCCAGCTGCTCGAACGGCTCGGCTTCACGAACGCACAGCTCTCGACGCCCGTGAAGAACCTCTCGGGCGGCCAGAAGCGCCGGCTGCAGTTGCTGCTCATCCTGCTCTCCGAGCCCAACGTGCTGATCCTCGACGAGCCGACGAACGACCTCGACACCGACATGCTCGCCGCAATCGAGGACCTGCTCGACTCCTGGCCGGGCACGCTCCTCGTCGTGAGCCACGACCGGTACCTCATCGAGCGCGTGACCGATCGGCAGTTCGCGATCCTCGACGGACACCTCCACGACCTGCCGCGCGGGGTCGACCAGTACCTCGAGCTGCGGCGATCGACGAATGCCGCTCGGTCGGCGATCGCATCGGCCGGCCGGATCGAGTCGCCGACGACCGCGACGGCGACGGCCTCGGCCGCGGCCGGATCGGCCTCGTCCGCGACGGCGGTCGGCTTTCGCGTGCTCGCGGGCGCGGAGCGACGCGTCGCCGAGAAGGAACTCTCGTCGATCGACCGCAAGCTCGATCGCATGCAGGCCGAGATCGCCGCGGTGCACGAGCGGCTTGCGCGTCACGATCAGGGCGACTATGTCGGGCTCGGGGTGCTCGGCGACGAGCTGCGCGCGCTCGAGGCATCCGTCGCCGACCTCGAGACGCGGTGGCTCGAGGTCTCGGAGTCGCTCGAAGGCTGA
- a CDS encoding ArsR/SmtB family transcription factor yields MQDGEPGDVRTIDEVRALAALAHPDRARLMDALAVDGPSTTGAMASSLGIATGSVSHHLRVLTDAGLVERAPQDPTDLRERRWKLVSRGMRWSAGQFRDRPAVASAAAAAEAVMLGREFERARAFLESPEPPWDDSAVSVHAWLRLSADELTELGRQLEELLLDWRRREIPDDGADRRRVLAFSRAFPSRP; encoded by the coding sequence ATGCAGGATGGCGAACCGGGAGATGTGCGGACCATCGACGAGGTGCGCGCGCTCGCGGCGCTCGCGCATCCCGACCGTGCCCGGCTCATGGACGCGCTGGCCGTCGACGGGCCGTCCACCACGGGAGCGATGGCATCCTCTCTCGGCATTGCCACCGGCAGTGTGTCGCACCACCTGCGGGTACTCACCGATGCCGGACTCGTCGAACGCGCGCCCCAGGATCCGACTGACCTTCGCGAGCGTCGATGGAAACTCGTCAGCCGAGGTATGCGCTGGTCCGCCGGGCAGTTCCGTGACCGGCCGGCAGTCGCGTCGGCGGCGGCGGCAGCGGAGGCGGTCATGCTCGGGCGCGAGTTCGAACGCGCACGCGCGTTCCTGGAGTCACCGGAACCTCCGTGGGACGACTCCGCCGTCTCGGTGCACGCCTGGCTGCGCCTGAGTGCCGATGAGCTCACCGAGCTCGGCCGCCAGCTCGAGGAGCTCCTGCTGGACTGGCGGCGGCGTGAGATCCCCGACGACGGCGCCGATCGTCGCCGCGTGCTCGCGTTCTCCCGCGCGTTTCCCTCGCGGCCCTGA